A portion of the Heptranchias perlo isolate sHepPer1 unplaced genomic scaffold, sHepPer1.hap1 HAP1_SCAFFOLD_97, whole genome shotgun sequence genome contains these proteins:
- the LOC137320059 gene encoding cephalotocin receptor 1-like, with translation MAVADLLVLIFGVVLYEIKDCYFPFSFLNYTPICSINIALLFMSIDWSVWLTVAFTFDRFVAICHQNFRKKYCTERTAAIVITVVCSLSIMENAPINFVFEPRQIINDVPWSCHVKPSFYTLTIWIAFTWFEIILTPFIPFLLILLFNAQTIRHIVQANRVRRGLRGNNNSEDHNDPEVENRRKSIVLLLTISASFMILWSVTFVFFILAQLTEAQLTESSYNAPFTIMEQTGYMLRNLSSCTNTFIYAVSQSKFREQLRNLITSPVSLIINLFKSVK, from the coding sequence ATGGCGGTGGCTGATCTGCTGGTCCTGATATTTGGAGTGGTCTTGTATGAAATTAAGGACTGTTATTTCCCATTTTCTTTCCTGAACTACACTCCTATTTGCAGCATCAATATCGCCCTGCTTTTCATGTCCATCGATTGGTCTGTCTGGTTAACTGTCGCATTCACCTTTGACCGATTCGTGGCCATCTGTCACCAAAATTTCCGCAAAAAATATTGCACAGAAAGAACTGCGGCTATCGTTATAACAGTTGTGTGTTCCTTAAGTATTATGGAAAACGCTCCAATCAACTTTGTATTCGAACCTCGGCAGATAATTAACGATGTTCCATGGTCCTGCCATGTAAAACCAAGCTTCTATACCTTAACCATATGGATAGCATTCACGTGGTTTGAAATTATTCTTACCCCATTTATCCCATTTCTcttgattttactgttcaatgctCAAACCATCAGGCACATTGTGCAGGCCAATCGAGTGAGGAGGGGACTCCGTGGAAATAATAACAGTGAGGATCACAATGATCCAGAGGTGGAAAACCGAAGGAAGTCCATCGTTTTACTGCTGACCATATCTGCAAGTTTCATGATCTTATGGTCGGTAACGTTCGTCTTTTTCATACTTGCACAGTTGACAGAAGCTCAACTGACAGAATCAAGTTACAATGCCCCTTTCACTATCATGGAGCAGACCGGCTACATGCTTAGGAATTTGAGTTCATGCACAAACACATTTATTTATGCAGTGTCCCAGAGTAAGTTCCGAGAGCAATTGAGGAATCTTATTACGAGTCCCGTGTCCCTCATTATTAATTTATTCAAATCCGTTAAGTAA